The Takifugu rubripes chromosome 3, fTakRub1.2, whole genome shotgun sequence genome contains a region encoding:
- the uxt gene encoding protein UXT → MSPPVNAGPNVVEKILQYENFINEVLKRDLQKVLEKRDSVYEKISQYLQLRSIIQSLQESGSQKLKADVDLGCNFYVQTEVEDSSRIFVAVGYGFFVEMTHEEALQFIEKKTSQLTLFTEQLTKDSAKIKANIQMVLEGLRELQGLQDLPEIRRREIL, encoded by the exons ATGTCTCCCCCTGTGAATGCGGGTCCAAACGTGGTTGAGAAGATACTACAGTATGAAAACTTCATAAACGAAGTTCTGAAGAGAGATTTACA AAAggtgctggaaaagagagaCTCCGTATATGAGAAAATATCACAGTACCTGCAGCTGAGGAGCATCATCCAGAGTTTGCAG GAGTCGGGCTCTCAGAAGTTGAAGGCAGATGTTGATCTAGGCTGTAACTTCTACGTCCAGACCGAAGT TGAGGACTCATCGAGGATCTTTGTAGCAGTTGGCTATGGGTTTTTTGTGGAGATGACCCATGAAGAAGCCCTGCAGTTCATTGAAAAGAAGACAAGTCAACTCACACT ctttACGGAGCAACTCACCAAAGACTCGGCAAAGATTAAAGCCAACATCCAGATGGTTCTAGAG GGCTTACGGGAGCTCCAGGGACTACAAGACCTACCAGAGATCAGAAGAAGAGAAATTTTATAG